In one Sphingomonas hankookensis genomic region, the following are encoded:
- a CDS encoding EAL domain-containing protein codes for MLAELEDFVALRRSVGVARARLVMDDVIARLETALPMIRGIPAGPAMLELSFDCDSSAEGVATVERVRATMAAPFDLDGESHRLSLRIGGGGAPTHDADELRLIESAEQALADAREIRSDVVRDLANPSAGDDPIQLMRELPEAIASGQIFLQYQPKVRVRQQQVVSAEALVRWRHPVRGLILPGMFIEAAERSNAIGPLTLWIIERAIADQRVLAAQGHDIPIFINISGVLLSDAGFVRDACALVSGGGAKIGFEITETAVIRDPESAIANLGIFARIGVPLAIDDYGAGLSSLAYLKRLPARELKIDKLFVTQLTSSNRDPLIVRSTIDLAHALDMEVTAEGVETPAALALLGVMGCDMVQGFLISRPIEFAAFLTFLSEERHVAAMAGPRFSFHRDVGQWKVG; via the coding sequence TTGCTGGCCGAACTCGAAGATTTCGTCGCCCTGCGTCGCAGCGTCGGGGTGGCCCGCGCACGGCTGGTAATGGACGACGTCATCGCACGGCTGGAAACGGCGCTGCCGATGATCCGCGGCATTCCGGCAGGACCGGCGATGCTGGAACTGTCGTTCGACTGCGACTCGTCCGCCGAAGGCGTCGCGACCGTCGAGCGGGTGCGAGCGACCATGGCTGCGCCGTTCGACCTGGATGGTGAATCCCATCGCTTGTCGTTGCGAATCGGTGGTGGCGGCGCGCCAACCCATGATGCCGACGAGCTTCGCCTGATCGAATCCGCCGAACAGGCGCTGGCCGATGCTCGCGAGATTCGCAGCGACGTCGTGCGCGACCTTGCCAATCCATCGGCCGGCGACGACCCCATCCAGCTGATGCGCGAACTGCCCGAGGCGATCGCCAGCGGGCAGATTTTCCTGCAATATCAGCCCAAGGTGCGGGTGCGGCAGCAACAGGTGGTCAGCGCCGAGGCATTGGTGCGCTGGCGCCATCCGGTGCGCGGGCTGATCTTGCCGGGCATGTTCATCGAAGCAGCCGAGCGTTCGAACGCGATCGGTCCGCTGACGCTGTGGATCATCGAGCGGGCAATCGCCGACCAGCGCGTGCTTGCCGCGCAGGGCCATGACATTCCGATCTTCATCAACATCTCGGGCGTGCTGCTGTCCGATGCGGGCTTCGTCCGCGATGCCTGCGCGCTGGTCAGCGGGGGCGGCGCGAAGATCGGGTTCGAGATTACCGAAACGGCGGTGATCCGCGATCCGGAAAGCGCCATCGCCAATCTCGGCATCTTCGCGCGCATCGGCGTGCCGCTCGCGATCGACGATTACGGTGCGGGATTGTCGTCGCTCGCCTATCTGAAGCGGCTACCCGCCCGCGAACTGAAGATCGACAAGCTGTTCGTGACCCAGCTGACCAGCAGCAACCGCGATCCGCTGATCGTCCGCTCGACCATCGATCTGGCCCATGCGCTGGACATGGAAGTGACGGCGGAAGGCGTGGAGACGCCCGCCGCGCTGGCGCTGCTGGGGGTCATGGGGTGCGACATGGTGCAGGGGTTCCTGATCAGCCGCCCGATCGAATTTGCCGCGTTCCTGACCTTCCTGTCCGAAGAACGGCATGTCGCGGCGATGGCGGGACCGCGATTCTCGTTTCACCGTGACGTGGGGCAGTGGAAGGTCGGCTAA
- the cysD gene encoding sulfate adenylyltransferase subunit CysD yields MTEPSPDRLTHLQRLEAESIHILREVVAEAERPVMLYSVGKDSAVMLHLAKKAFYPAPPPFPLLHVDTTWKFRAMYDLRDKAARDAGMELLVHQNPEAKARGINPFDHGSLHTDLWKTEGLKQALDHYGFDAAFGGARRDEEKSRAKERVFSFRSANHRWDPKAQRPELWHLYNARKAKGESIRVFPLSNWTELDIWQYILSQGIEIVPLYFAAPRPTVERDGMLLMVDDDRFRLLPGEVPVDRSIRFRTLGCYPLTGAVESEAATLSEVIQEMLLTTTSERQGRAIDRDAGSASMEKKKQEGYF; encoded by the coding sequence ATGACCGAGCCTTCCCCCGACCGCCTCACCCATCTCCAGCGCCTGGAAGCGGAGAGCATCCATATCCTGCGCGAAGTCGTGGCAGAGGCCGAACGCCCGGTCATGCTCTACTCGGTCGGCAAGGATTCGGCGGTGATGCTGCACCTTGCCAAGAAGGCTTTCTACCCCGCTCCCCCGCCCTTCCCGCTGCTCCATGTCGATACGACGTGGAAATTCCGCGCGATGTACGACCTACGCGACAAGGCGGCGCGCGATGCCGGCATGGAATTGCTCGTTCACCAGAACCCGGAAGCGAAGGCGCGCGGGATCAACCCGTTCGACCACGGCAGCCTGCACACCGATCTGTGGAAGACCGAGGGGCTGAAGCAGGCGCTCGACCATTATGGCTTCGATGCGGCGTTCGGCGGCGCGCGTCGCGACGAGGAGAAGAGCCGCGCCAAGGAGCGCGTCTTCTCGTTCCGCTCGGCCAACCACCGCTGGGACCCGAAGGCGCAGCGGCCCGAGCTGTGGCATTTGTACAATGCGCGCAAGGCGAAGGGCGAATCGATCCGCGTCTTCCCGCTGTCGAACTGGACCGAGTTGGATATCTGGCAGTACATCCTGTCGCAGGGGATCGAGATCGTGCCGCTCTATTTCGCGGCCCCGCGTCCAACCGTCGAGCGCGACGGCATGTTGCTGATGGTCGATGACGACCGCTTCCGGCTACTGCCCGGCGAAGTCCCGGTCGATCGCTCGATCCGTTTCCGCACGCTCGGCTGCTATCCGCTGACCGGCGCGGTCGAGAGCGAGGCAGCAACCCTGTCGGAGGTCATTCAGGAGATGCTGCTGACCACCACCTCCGAAAGGCAGGGTCGCGCGATCGACCGCGATGCGGGATCGGCCAGCATGGAAAAGAAGAAGCAGGAGGGGTATTTTTGA
- the cysN gene encoding sulfate adenylyltransferase subunit CysN — translation MNAQTPAPAYTPDALIASDIDAYLAQHQSKSLLRFITCGSVDDGKSTLIGRLLYDSKMIFEDQLAALESDSKRVGTQGGEIDFALLVDGLAAEREQGITIDVAYRFFATEKRKFIVADTPGHEQYTRNMVTGASTADLAVILIDARKGVLTQTRRHSYLAHLIGIRHIVLAVNKMDLVGYDRATFDSIVADYAAFAESIGIAGFTAIPLSGFKGDNIAAASANTPWYSGPALIEHLESVELDSEAAAARPFRLPVQWVNRPDLDFRGFAGLIASGTVRPGDAVRVLPSGKTSHVARIVTMDGDLEQAVAGQSVTITLADEIDCSRGDVIAAADAPPQVADQFRTTIVWMDGEPLLPGRAYWLKTGSGLVSATVQTPRHAVDVNTLAELSVKTLQLNDIGVADVFTDRGIAFEPYADNRDLGGFILIDKITNATVAAGMIDYCLRRSQNVHWQSIDITREAHAAQKNQSPRVLWFTGLSGSGKSTIANLVEKKLHALGKHSFLLDGDNVRHGLNRDLGFTDADRVENVRRVGEVAKLMADAGLIVLTAFISPFRAERDLARSMLPEGEFVEVFVDTPLAVAEARDVKGLYAKARSGALANFTGIDSPYEPPLSPEIHVDTTRETPEAAAERIVEHVLGIWAPVL, via the coding sequence ATGAACGCCCAGACGCCCGCCCCCGCCTACACGCCCGATGCGCTAATCGCGTCCGACATCGACGCCTATCTGGCGCAGCATCAATCCAAGTCGCTGCTGCGCTTCATCACCTGCGGGTCGGTCGACGACGGCAAGTCGACGCTGATCGGCCGGCTGCTCTACGATTCGAAGATGATCTTCGAGGATCAGCTGGCGGCGCTGGAAAGCGATTCGAAGCGGGTCGGCACGCAAGGCGGCGAAATCGACTTCGCGCTGCTCGTCGACGGCCTCGCCGCCGAGCGCGAACAGGGCATCACCATCGACGTCGCCTATCGTTTCTTCGCGACGGAGAAGCGCAAGTTCATCGTCGCCGACACCCCCGGCCACGAACAATATACCCGCAACATGGTGACCGGCGCATCGACCGCCGACCTCGCCGTCATCCTGATCGACGCGCGCAAGGGTGTGCTGACGCAGACGCGGCGGCACAGCTATCTGGCGCACCTGATCGGCATCCGCCACATCGTGCTGGCGGTGAACAAGATGGATCTGGTCGGCTATGATCGCGCGACCTTCGACAGCATCGTCGCCGATTATGCCGCCTTCGCCGAATCGATCGGCATCGCCGGCTTTACCGCAATTCCGCTGTCGGGGTTCAAGGGCGACAATATCGCCGCCGCTTCGGCCAACACGCCATGGTACAGCGGACCGGCGCTGATCGAGCATCTCGAATCGGTCGAACTGGACAGCGAGGCGGCGGCCGCGCGGCCCTTCCGCCTGCCGGTGCAATGGGTCAACCGCCCGGATCTCGACTTTCGCGGGTTCGCCGGACTGATCGCCAGCGGCACGGTGCGCCCCGGCGATGCGGTGCGGGTGCTGCCATCGGGCAAGACGTCGCATGTCGCGCGCATCGTCACGATGGACGGCGATCTGGAACAGGCGGTCGCAGGGCAGTCTGTTACGATCACTCTTGCGGACGAGATCGACTGTTCGCGCGGCGACGTGATCGCTGCTGCCGACGCCCCGCCCCAGGTCGCCGACCAGTTCCGCACGACCATCGTATGGATGGATGGCGAACCGCTGCTGCCCGGCCGTGCCTATTGGTTGAAGACTGGTTCAGGCTTGGTCTCCGCTACGGTGCAGACTCCGCGCCACGCGGTCGACGTCAACACGCTGGCCGAACTGTCGGTCAAGACGCTGCAGCTGAACGACATCGGCGTGGCCGACGTGTTCACCGACCGCGGCATCGCCTTCGAACCCTATGCCGACAATCGCGACCTTGGCGGGTTCATCCTGATCGACAAGATCACCAACGCCACCGTCGCCGCCGGCATGATCGATTATTGCCTGCGCCGCAGCCAGAACGTCCATTGGCAGTCGATCGACATCACCCGCGAGGCCCATGCCGCGCAGAAGAACCAGTCCCCGCGCGTGCTGTGGTTCACCGGCCTGTCCGGGTCGGGCAAGTCGACGATTGCGAATTTGGTGGAGAAGAAACTTCACGCGTTGGGCAAACATAGCTTCCTGCTGGATGGCGACAATGTCCGCCATGGCCTTAACCGCGATCTGGGGTTCACCGATGCCGATCGGGTGGAGAATGTCCGTCGCGTAGGCGAGGTCGCCAAGCTGATGGCCGATGCGGGCTTGATCGTGCTGACCGCGTTCATCTCACCCTTCCGGGCCGAGCGCGACCTGGCGCGGTCGATGCTTCCGGAGGGCGAGTTCGTCGAGGTGTTCGTCGATACGCCCCTGGCCGTCGCGGAGGCACGCGACGTGAAAGGGCTGTACGCCAAGGCACGTAGCGGGGCGTTGGCCAACTTCACCGGCATCGACAGCCCATACGAACCGCCGCTTTCACCCGAAATCCATGTCGATACGACGCGTGAAACGCCGGAAGCCGCCGCCGAGCGCATCGTCGAGCATGTTCTGGGTATCTGGGCGCCGGTGCTGTGA
- a CDS encoding 3'(2'),5'-bisphosphate nucleotidase CysQ, with amino-acid sequence MTDDALLATAIAAEAGKLLLAIREEGRETGKALGDRADREANALILERLRAARPQAFVLSEESADDKARCAASQTWIVDPLDGTREYAEGRDDWAVHVALAIGGRAAAGAVALPALGVTLSSNPAPIVPPAPARARMVVSRTRPAPQALAVAEAIDAELIPMGSAGAKAMAVVRGEADIYLHAGGQYEWDSCAPVAVALAAGLHASRIDGTPLYYNCHDTWLPDLLICRHADAARILSLIAV; translated from the coding sequence GTGACCGACGACGCGCTGCTGGCGACCGCCATCGCCGCCGAGGCCGGCAAATTGCTCCTCGCGATCCGGGAGGAAGGGCGCGAGACCGGCAAGGCGCTGGGCGACCGGGCCGACAGGGAAGCGAACGCGCTGATCCTCGAGCGGCTGCGTGCGGCGCGACCGCAGGCGTTCGTGCTGTCCGAGGAGTCGGCGGACGACAAGGCCCGCTGCGCGGCGTCGCAGACATGGATCGTCGATCCACTGGACGGCACGCGCGAATATGCCGAGGGGCGCGACGACTGGGCGGTGCACGTAGCACTTGCCATAGGCGGGCGCGCGGCGGCGGGTGCGGTCGCGCTGCCCGCACTCGGCGTTACCCTGTCGAGCAACCCCGCGCCGATCGTGCCCCCCGCCCCGGCACGCGCGCGCATGGTCGTCAGCCGCACCCGCCCCGCGCCGCAGGCACTGGCGGTGGCGGAGGCGATCGATGCCGAGCTGATCCCGATGGGGTCGGCCGGCGCGAAGGCGATGGCCGTGGTTCGCGGTGAGGCCGACATCTATCTCCACGCCGGCGGGCAATATGAATGGGACAGCTGTGCGCCGGTCGCCGTTGCGCTTGCCGCCGGGCTGCATGCGTCGCGGATCGATGGGACGCCGCTTTATTATAATTGTCATGATACCTGGCTGCCCGATCTGCTGATCTGCCGGCATGCCGATGCGGCGCGGATTTTGTCCCTGATCGCGGTGTAA
- a CDS encoding sensor histidine kinase, translating to MTARRARPLGAALLGRMALVGLAGIALAGGVLALVAGPAVAWGSVSAGLFLLLLLLVTLWRGIARWVTDPLRQVDQDMAAMVEPGEVPASDPSPAPAEIHSLSRRLAVVRRQMQDQAGQRELRSFRLGRSESRAALVHNARNALSPISAILSHGLAQPPVAERDVIERVVSELARGDVPPDRREKLAAYVMTAIDAAARARMERLAQFETGRAALANVLDIIGGPQDMAAEGVALDRCDVTDLIARNGAIARYGDDRSIAVTFPASPCWVRADRVILSQVIGNLFRNATEAIAARGGGDGQVIVTIVDAPVVTVTIADDGEGFDPLDAPMLFQAGYSTRKAKSGGLGLHWCANWMAAMGGALRLESEGPGLGARAILTLPAG from the coding sequence ATGACCGCGCGGCGCGCCCGTCCGCTCGGCGCGGCGCTGCTCGGACGCATGGCGCTGGTCGGGCTCGCCGGGATCGCGCTGGCGGGCGGGGTGCTGGCACTCGTCGCGGGACCGGCGGTGGCGTGGGGAAGCGTTTCGGCAGGCCTGTTCCTGCTCCTGCTGCTGCTGGTCACGCTGTGGCGCGGCATTGCCCGCTGGGTCACCGATCCGCTGCGCCAAGTCGATCAGGACATGGCGGCGATGGTCGAACCCGGGGAAGTCCCTGCATCCGATCCTTCGCCGGCTCCGGCCGAGATCCACTCGCTGTCGCGGCGGCTGGCGGTGGTGCGGCGGCAGATGCAGGATCAGGCGGGGCAGCGCGAATTGCGCTCCTTTCGGCTGGGGCGCTCGGAAAGCCGCGCGGCACTGGTCCATAACGCGCGCAACGCGCTGTCGCCGATCAGCGCGATCCTGTCGCACGGGCTAGCCCAGCCGCCGGTCGCCGAGCGCGACGTGATCGAGCGGGTCGTGTCCGAACTGGCGCGCGGGGATGTGCCGCCCGACCGGCGCGAAAAGCTCGCCGCCTATGTCATGACCGCGATCGATGCGGCGGCGCGGGCGCGGATGGAACGGCTGGCGCAGTTCGAAACGGGCCGCGCGGCGCTCGCCAACGTACTCGACATCATCGGAGGGCCGCAGGACATGGCGGCGGAGGGCGTGGCGCTCGACCGCTGCGACGTCACCGACCTGATCGCGCGCAACGGCGCGATCGCCCGCTATGGCGACGACCGCTCGATCGCGGTGACCTTTCCCGCATCGCCCTGCTGGGTGCGGGCCGACCGGGTGATCCTCAGCCAGGTGATCGGCAACCTGTTCCGCAACGCGACCGAAGCGATCGCCGCCCGGGGCGGCGGCGACGGGCAGGTGATCGTCACCATCGTCGACGCACCCGTCGTGACGGTGACGATCGCCGATGATGGCGAGGGCTTCGATCCGCTCGATGCGCCGATGCTGTTCCAGGCCGGCTATTCCACCCGCAAGGCCAAGTCGGGCGGGCTGGGACTGCATTGGTGCGCGAACTGGATGGCGGCGATGGGCGGCGCGCTGCGCCTCGAAAGCGAGGGCCCGGGTCTGGGCGCCCGCGCCATCCTGACGCTGCCCGCGGGGTAA
- a CDS encoding GGDEF/EAL domain-containing response regulator, with protein sequence MEPNDPVARVLIVDDDPAVHDSYRMSFAPADDAAQLADLAAELFDDVTPGDTPPLAMTFDHVHQGNEAVAAVERAVRDDRRFAVAFIDVRMPPGIDGRETARRIRAIDPDVQIVIVTGYSDFSPAQIAHVAGPPDRLFYIAKPFTAEEVVQTATALSHRWLADRELARTRAALAVKIEELEDQARELAANESKAIRLANRDPLTGAPNRLAFLRNLSEQARRPGAFAMAMIDLDRFKLINDTLGHLVGDELIRTICAILIDRTGDHGFVARLGGDEFGVLLHVDTADAAVMRCERLVRACSADLQVFGHPIHGAASIGVVMVAGDTGRDPVDVMRRADLALNEAKRSGRGVVRLFDDSMDESIRFRRRVEEGLTQAIAKRELALLYQPIVAQGTLDIVGFEGLLRWNSPDHGAIGPATFVPIAEESNLIHDLGDWVLNSALAMLADWPSQYVSVNFSPRQFRRQNFVGHLVEKVQRAGIAPDRLQIEITETAIFDDAERAADTLYRLRQMGFRIALDDFGTGYSSLYNIRKFALDCLKIDRSFIDGMGRERESAAIVHSIIHLARALRLEVVAEGVETEQQVQALRLAGCSHLQGYFLSRPVDGAAATDMARSGTWPGQARISAEPGRA encoded by the coding sequence ATGGAACCGAATGACCCCGTAGCGCGCGTCCTGATCGTCGATGACGATCCGGCGGTGCATGATTCCTATCGCATGTCGTTCGCTCCGGCGGACGATGCCGCGCAGCTGGCCGATCTGGCGGCCGAACTGTTCGACGATGTGACGCCCGGCGACACGCCGCCGCTCGCCATGACCTTCGATCATGTCCATCAGGGGAATGAAGCGGTCGCGGCCGTCGAACGCGCGGTGCGGGACGACCGGCGCTTTGCCGTCGCCTTCATCGACGTGCGGATGCCGCCGGGCATCGACGGGCGCGAGACCGCACGCCGGATTCGTGCGATCGACCCCGATGTGCAGATCGTGATCGTCACCGGCTATTCCGACTTTTCGCCGGCACAGATCGCGCACGTCGCCGGACCGCCCGACCGGCTGTTCTACATCGCCAAGCCGTTCACCGCCGAGGAAGTCGTCCAGACCGCGACCGCGCTGTCGCATCGCTGGCTGGCGGATCGCGAGCTTGCCCGGACCCGCGCCGCGCTGGCGGTCAAGATCGAGGAGCTGGAGGATCAGGCGCGCGAGCTGGCCGCGAACGAGAGCAAGGCGATCCGCCTCGCCAATCGCGATCCGCTGACCGGCGCGCCCAATCGGTTGGCCTTCCTGCGCAACCTGTCCGAACAGGCGCGGCGACCGGGCGCGTTCGCGATGGCGATGATCGATCTCGACCGGTTCAAGCTGATCAACGACACGCTCGGCCATCTGGTCGGCGACGAGCTGATCCGTACCATCTGCGCCATCCTGATCGACCGGACCGGCGACCATGGCTTCGTCGCCCGGCTGGGCGGGGACGAATTCGGCGTGCTGCTGCATGTCGATACCGCCGATGCGGCGGTGATGCGCTGCGAACGGCTGGTGCGCGCCTGTTCGGCCGATCTGCAGGTGTTCGGCCATCCGATCCATGGTGCGGCGTCGATCGGCGTGGTCATGGTCGCCGGCGATACCGGGCGCGATCCGGTCGACGTGATGCGCCGTGCCGATCTGGCGCTGAACGAGGCCAAGCGTTCGGGCCGGGGCGTGGTGCGGCTGTTCGACGACAGCATGGACGAATCGATCCGATTCCGTCGGCGGGTCGAGGAGGGGCTGACCCAGGCGATCGCGAAGCGGGAACTGGCGCTGCTCTATCAACCGATCGTTGCGCAGGGGACGCTCGACATCGTCGGGTTCGAAGGGCTGCTGCGCTGGAACAGCCCCGATCATGGCGCGATCGGTCCGGCGACCTTCGTGCCGATCGCCGAGGAATCGAACCTGATCCACGACCTTGGCGACTGGGTGCTGAATAGCGCGCTGGCGATGCTCGCCGACTGGCCAAGCCAATATGTCTCGGTCAATTTTTCCCCGCGCCAGTTCCGACGGCAGAATTTCGTCGGGCATCTGGTCGAAAAGGTGCAGCGCGCCGGCATCGCCCCCGACCGGTTGCAGATCGAAATTACCGAAACCGCGATCTTCGACGATGCCGAACGCGCCGCCGATACGCTGTACCGGCTGCGGCAGATGGGGTTCCGCATCGCGCTCGACGATTTCGGGACCGGCTATTCCTCGCTCTACAATATCCGCAAATTCGCGCTCGATTGCCTGAAGATCGACCGCAGCTTCATCGACGGCATGGGGCGCGAACGCGAAAGCGCGGCGATCGTCCATTCGATCATCCACCTCGCCCGCGCGCTCCGGCTGGAGGTCGTGGCCGAAGGGGTGGAGACCGAACAGCAGGTGCAGGCGCTGCGCCTTGCGGGATGTTCGCATCTCCAGGGCTATTTCCTCTCCCGCCCGGTCGATGGCGCGGCGGCGACCGATATGGCGCGCAGCGGCACGTGGCCGGGGCAGGCGCGGATATCGGCCGAACCCGGCCGCGCATGA
- a CDS encoding cation diffusion facilitator family transporter gives MGAHHHGHGHHDHGHGHGHGHAHGHGAGGHHHLPTDFGRAFAIGTILNIGFVIVEGAAGFWFDSVALLADAGHNLSDVLGLLIAWGGMELAKRPATPRFTYGLGASTILAALANALVLLMAVGAILLETIQRLGSPRAIDGWPVVWVALAGIVVNVATALLFARGRHGDVNIRGAYLHMAADAAVSAGVVIAGLAMLWTGATWIDPLVSLIVVAIILIGTWGLLSESVLLALQAVPRGIDAAAVEAVLAAQPGVVRVHDLHIWPMSTTQTALTAHLVVPGGHPGDAFLAALGERLEHDFGIGHATVQIETGDDCAMVHAH, from the coding sequence ATGGGCGCACATCATCACGGTCATGGCCATCACGATCACGGGCACGGTCACGGGCACGGCCATGCGCACGGTCACGGCGCGGGCGGGCATCATCACCTGCCGACCGATTTCGGCCGGGCCTTCGCCATCGGGACGATCCTCAACATCGGCTTCGTCATTGTCGAAGGGGCCGCCGGCTTCTGGTTCGATTCGGTCGCGCTGCTCGCCGATGCCGGGCACAACCTGTCCGACGTGCTGGGGTTGCTGATCGCTTGGGGCGGCATGGAACTGGCCAAGCGGCCGGCGACGCCGCGCTTCACCTACGGGCTGGGCGCGTCGACCATCCTCGCCGCACTCGCCAATGCGCTGGTGCTGCTGATGGCGGTCGGCGCGATCCTGCTGGAAACGATCCAGCGGCTCGGCAGCCCGCGCGCGATCGATGGCTGGCCGGTGGTGTGGGTGGCGCTGGCCGGGATCGTCGTCAATGTCGCGACCGCGCTGCTGTTCGCGCGCGGACGGCATGGCGACGTCAACATCCGCGGTGCCTATCTCCACATGGCCGCCGATGCGGCGGTGTCGGCCGGGGTGGTGATCGCCGGGCTGGCGATGCTGTGGACCGGGGCGACATGGATCGACCCGCTGGTCAGCCTGATCGTCGTCGCGATCATCCTGATCGGGACCTGGGGGTTGCTGAGCGAATCGGTGCTGCTGGCGCTACAGGCGGTGCCGCGCGGGATCGACGCGGCGGCGGTGGAGGCGGTGCTGGCGGCGCAGCCGGGCGTGGTGCGGGTGCACGACCTGCATATCTGGCCGATGAGCACGACCCAGACCGCGCTGACCGCGCATCTGGTGGTGCCCGGCGGGCATCCGGGCGATGCGTTCCTCGCCGCGCTGGGCGAGCGGCTGGAGCACGACTTCGGCATCGGTCATGCGACGGTGCAGATCGAGACGGGGGATGATTGCGCGATGGTGCACGCACATTGA
- a CDS encoding aldose epimerase family protein yields MKKALLVGSTAMAMLIGAQAAGAATAKRSSFGKLPDGTTVEMVTLTGSNGVSARIMTLGATLQALNAPDRNGKVADVTLGYDDAASYVTAPNYWGQTIGRYANRIAGGKFTLDGKAYQLTQNDKANSLHGGTVGFDKRVWRIVSVKDGPTASVTMALNSPNGDQGYPGALDVTVTYALDDKGALTIDFDAKSDAPTIVNLTNHALFDMGGEGSTVGTMNHKLTIPASRYTPVNDALIPTGERRAVAGTVFDFTRGRIVGQDVRDGRDAQIVAGRGYDHNFVLDAGITKEPKLAARLEDPASGRVLEVLTTEPGVQFYSGNFLDGTLIGKKGHVYRMGDGIALEPQKFPDTPNQPAFGSARVEPGKPYHHRMVYRVSVAR; encoded by the coding sequence ATGAAGAAGGCGCTTCTGGTCGGGTCGACGGCCATGGCAATGTTGATCGGGGCACAGGCGGCGGGCGCCGCCACGGCCAAGCGGTCGAGCTTCGGCAAGCTGCCCGACGGCACGACGGTCGAGATGGTCACCCTGACCGGCAGCAACGGCGTCAGCGCGCGGATCATGACGCTCGGCGCCACGCTGCAGGCGCTGAACGCCCCCGACCGCAACGGCAAGGTCGCCGACGTCACGCTCGGCTATGACGACGCCGCCAGCTACGTCACCGCGCCCAATTACTGGGGCCAGACCATCGGCCGCTATGCCAACCGCATCGCCGGCGGCAAGTTCACGCTGGACGGCAAGGCGTATCAGCTGACCCAGAACGACAAGGCCAATTCGCTCCACGGCGGCACGGTCGGCTTCGACAAGCGCGTGTGGCGGATCGTGTCGGTCAAGGACGGCCCGACCGCGTCGGTCACCATGGCGCTGAACAGCCCGAACGGCGACCAGGGCTATCCCGGTGCGCTCGACGTCACCGTCACCTATGCGCTGGACGACAAGGGCGCACTGACCATCGATTTCGATGCCAAGAGCGACGCACCGACCATCGTCAACCTGACCAACCACGCGCTGTTCGACATGGGCGGCGAGGGCAGCACGGTCGGCACGATGAACCACAAGCTGACCATCCCCGCCAGCCGCTACACGCCCGTAAACGACGCGCTGATCCCGACCGGCGAGCGGCGCGCGGTCGCCGGTACGGTGTTCGACTTCACCCGTGGCCGCATCGTCGGACAGGACGTGCGCGACGGCCGCGATGCGCAGATCGTCGCCGGGCGCGGATACGACCATAATTTCGTGCTCGACGCCGGGATCACGAAGGAGCCGAAGCTGGCCGCACGGCTGGAGGACCCCGCCTCGGGTCGCGTGCTGGAAGTGCTGACCACCGAACCGGGCGTGCAATTCTACTCGGGCAATTTCCTCGACGGCACGCTGATCGGCAAGAAGGGCCATGTGTACCGCATGGGCGACGGCATCGCGCTGGAGCCGCAGAAATTCCCCGACACCCCCAACCAGCCGGCCTTCGGTTCGGCACGGGTGGAGCCGGGCAAGCCGTACCATCACCGCATGGTGTACCGCGTGTCGGTGGCGCGCTGA